The following proteins are encoded in a genomic region of Dokdonia donghaensis DSW-1:
- a CDS encoding TonB-dependent receptor: MNKYLLSIKLILILCLSLQAQTSDIQIKVLTEAENEPLLGATVYFEALEKGAVTDFDGIATFTEIPDGQHQIIISFLGFETFETTIQIPSNTALIFKLKEGGNQLDAVVLQSSRSTRTVRKIPTRIEFIGAEELGEKAIMNPTNISMVLRESTGIQMQQTSLSSGSTNIRIQGLDGRYTQLLRDGFPLYGGFSSGLSILQIPPLDLQQFEIIKGSSSTLYGGGAIAGLINMVSKTPDFEPALDIMLTQTQALGSTANVFYSKRNEKFGFSLYGSGHYQKAYDPEDDGFSNLPKTTSISFNPKLFYYPSENTTVWFGLNGTYDDRIGGDINKIENGEDGIHQYTEENNSKRLSSQLVYQTQLDSTSSLEFKNSVSFFDRNLTVPDFNFDGKQTNTFTEISYNTASENTDWIVGANLYTSNFDENDNAPLQRDQKDVTFGAFANNIYDISDNWILETGLRADYNTDFGFFPLPRISLLYKNNSGFSSRIGGGLGYKIPDIFTEEAEYINFENVLGINKSTVDAERSYGVNFDLNYQTRLSDEIGFSINQLFYVTAINDGLLLNSTDNGLFQFENAPDEIFSKGAETNIKFTYKDFRWFLNYALIDTKLNYLPGNPQKPLTAKHNAGSVLMYESEKWRIGYETFYTGKQFLSNGTETTDFVTMGLLVMRNFKLGSVFVNFENFTDRRQSRFSPLVLPPHDNPVFPEIYAPTDGFIFSVGLIIKPFGNEDHD; the protein is encoded by the coding sequence ATGAATAAATATCTATTGAGCATAAAGCTCATATTAATACTTTGCCTATCGTTACAGGCACAAACATCAGACATACAAATAAAAGTCCTAACAGAAGCTGAAAACGAGCCTTTATTGGGTGCTACGGTTTATTTTGAAGCATTAGAAAAAGGAGCAGTAACCGATTTTGACGGTATTGCAACTTTTACAGAAATACCAGATGGTCAGCATCAAATAATAATTTCCTTTTTAGGTTTTGAAACATTTGAGACAACAATTCAAATTCCAAGTAATACAGCGTTAATCTTTAAATTAAAAGAAGGTGGCAATCAATTAGATGCTGTAGTATTGCAATCTTCAAGAAGTACAAGAACCGTAAGAAAAATACCGACACGTATAGAGTTTATAGGTGCAGAGGAATTAGGAGAAAAAGCAATAATGAATCCTACTAATATTTCTATGGTGCTTCGAGAAAGTACAGGAATACAGATGCAACAAACATCATTAAGTAGTGGGAGCACCAATATTCGTATTCAAGGATTGGATGGTAGGTACACACAGCTTTTAAGAGATGGTTTTCCATTATATGGTGGTTTCTCAAGTGGGTTAAGTATTTTACAAATCCCACCTTTAGACCTACAACAATTTGAAATTATTAAAGGAAGCTCATCAACACTTTATGGTGGTGGTGCTATTGCAGGTTTAATAAATATGGTATCCAAAACACCAGATTTTGAACCTGCTTTAGATATAATGCTTACGCAAACACAAGCCTTAGGTAGTACAGCCAATGTCTTTTATAGCAAACGAAATGAAAAATTTGGTTTTTCGCTTTATGGTTCTGGTCACTACCAAAAAGCGTACGATCCAGAAGATGATGGCTTTAGTAATTTACCAAAAACAACTTCTATTTCTTTTAATCCTAAACTTTTTTATTATCCATCAGAGAATACAACAGTTTGGTTTGGATTAAACGGAACGTATGATGATAGAATTGGTGGTGATATTAATAAAATTGAAAATGGTGAAGATGGTATTCATCAATATACTGAAGAAAACAATTCAAAACGATTAAGCAGTCAATTGGTATATCAAACACAATTAGATTCTACAAGTTCATTAGAGTTTAAAAATAGTGTCTCTTTTTTCGATAGGAACTTAACTGTTCCGGATTTCAATTTTGATGGCAAACAAACAAACACGTTTACTGAAATATCTTATAATACAGCATCAGAAAATACGGATTGGATAGTTGGAGCTAATCTATATACTTCAAACTTTGATGAAAATGATAATGCACCATTACAGCGAGACCAAAAAGATGTGACCTTTGGGGCATTTGCAAATAATATCTACGACATATCAGATAATTGGATATTGGAAACTGGATTAAGAGCAGATTATAATACTGATTTCGGTTTCTTTCCACTTCCAAGGATTTCACTACTCTATAAAAATAATAGTGGATTTTCAAGTAGAATTGGTGGAGGTTTAGGGTATAAGATTCCAGATATTTTTACAGAGGAAGCAGAATATATCAATTTTGAAAATGTGCTTGGGATAAATAAGTCTACAGTAGATGCAGAACGTTCTTATGGTGTTAATTTTGATTTGAATTATCAAACACGTTTATCTGATGAGATTGGTTTTTCTATAAATCAATTATTCTATGTGACTGCTATTAATGATGGACTGCTTTTAAATTCTACAGATAACGGTTTATTTCAGTTTGAAAATGCACCAGATGAAATCTTTAGCAAAGGAGCAGAAACCAATATTAAATTTACATACAAAGACTTTAGATGGTTTTTAAACTATGCACTAATTGATACCAAACTAAATTATTTACCTGGCAATCCACAGAAGCCATTAACCGCAAAACATAACGCAGGTAGTGTTTTAATGTACGAATCTGAAAAATGGCGTATTGGTTATGAAACCTTTTATACAGGCAAACAGTTTTTATCTAACGGAACAGAGACTACAGACTTTGTAACTATGGGTTTATTGGTGATGCGTAACTTTAAATTAGGAAGTGTATTTGTGAATTTTGAGAATTTTACAGATAGAAGACAAAGCAGGTTTTCACCTTTGGTTTTACCACCACACGACAATCCTGTTTTTCCAGAGATTTATGCACCTACAGATGGTTTTATATTTAGTGTAGGACTTATTATTAAACCATTTGGAAACGAAGACCACGATTAG
- a CDS encoding Fur family transcriptional regulator, producing METIEQVLESKNIRVTAMRMLIYKFLAEKEIAVTLSDIESAFEKADRTTLYRTIKTFEEKDIVHQIDDGTGITKYALCEKGCNCDIKTDLHLHFHCNNCNETICLTEHKIPQIKVPDGFVSENVNLVVKGICDKCSG from the coding sequence ATGGAAACAATAGAACAAGTATTAGAGTCAAAAAATATTCGTGTAACAGCAATGCGTATGTTAATTTATAAGTTTCTTGCAGAAAAAGAGATAGCGGTAACATTAAGTGATATTGAAAGTGCTTTTGAAAAAGCAGATAGAACTACCTTGTACAGAACTATTAAAACTTTTGAAGAAAAGGATATTGTGCATCAAATAGACGATGGCACAGGGATAACAAAATATGCGTTATGCGAAAAGGGATGTAATTGTGATATAAAAACCGATTTACACTTACATTTCCATTGTAACAATTGCAATGAAACGATTTGCCTAACAGAACATAAAATACCGCAAATTAAAGTACCTGATGGTTTTGTGTCAGAGAATGTAAATTTGGTGGTAAAAGGTATTTGCGATAAGTGTAGTGGCTAA
- the merTP gene encoding mercuric transport protein MerTP yields MKNKLAVTSILTAITASLCCITPVLALIAGTSGVASTFSWIEPFRPYLIGLTILVLLFAWYQKLKPEKEIDCECETDKNPKFIQSKTFLGVVTVFAIVMLALPYYSSMFYPNSEKQIVIVDKSNIKTTEYKISGMTCASCEAHVNHEVNKLNGIVNSKTSYKNGNAIIEYDQTKTNELEIEKAINSTGYKVTDKN; encoded by the coding sequence ATGAAAAATAAATTAGCGGTTACAAGTATCCTAACAGCAATCACGGCTTCATTGTGTTGCATCACACCTGTTTTGGCATTAATTGCAGGTACAAGTGGTGTAGCTTCAACTTTTTCTTGGATAGAACCATTTAGACCTTACTTAATAGGGCTAACTATATTAGTTCTTCTCTTTGCTTGGTATCAAAAATTAAAACCAGAAAAAGAAATCGACTGTGAATGTGAAACGGATAAAAATCCAAAATTTATTCAGTCAAAAACCTTTTTAGGAGTTGTAACAGTATTCGCAATAGTGATGTTAGCATTACCATACTACTCAAGTATGTTTTATCCAAATTCAGAGAAACAAATTGTTATCGTTGATAAATCAAATATCAAAACAACAGAGTATAAAATAAGTGGAATGACTTGTGCCAGTTGTGAAGCTCACGTAAACCACGAAGTAAATAAACTTAACGGAATTGTAAACTCAAAAACATCATACAAGAATGGTAACGCAATCATTGAGTATGACCAAACTAAAACTAATGAATTAGAAATTGAGAAAGCAATTAATTCTACGGGTTATAAAGTAACTGATAAAAATTAA
- a CDS encoding DUF3703 domain-containing protein: MKFNTKIPQHLKQAYNEELKLYSFCLENKHFSNAWYHLERSHIIGQSYPIEHTYSHWLMLKFGFRQKDTKEVFGQIIRLLVGGWKSFINHVPLGNTGGANVPPLKRMPIPNDIEKLLYIE, translated from the coding sequence ATGAAGTTTAATACTAAAATACCTCAACATCTGAAACAGGCGTACAACGAAGAATTAAAACTATACAGTTTCTGTTTAGAAAATAAGCATTTTAGCAATGCTTGGTATCATTTAGAACGTAGTCATATAATAGGACAATCTTATCCTATAGAGCATACCTATTCACATTGGCTAATGCTAAAGTTTGGATTTAGACAAAAAGATACTAAAGAAGTATTCGGTCAAATTATTAGATTGCTTGTTGGTGGCTGGAAATCATTTATAAATCACGTTCCTCTTGGTAACACAGGTGGCGCAAACGTACCACCATTAAAACGTATGCCTATTCCAAATGACATTGAAAAATTATTATATATAGAATGA
- a CDS encoding helix-turn-helix domain-containing protein yields the protein MTFEVITKDDLKTLKQEIITELKTILGSQTEQKKWLKSADVRELLNISPGTLQNLRINGTLPFTKMGKTMYYEYDDVVRILTQNKSA from the coding sequence ATGACATTTGAAGTAATTACAAAGGATGATTTAAAGACTCTAAAACAGGAAATCATTACAGAACTTAAGACAATTTTAGGAAGCCAAACAGAGCAAAAAAAGTGGTTAAAATCAGCAGACGTACGTGAGCTATTAAATATCTCACCAGGTACGTTGCAGAATTTACGAATCAATGGTACACTACCCTTTACCAAAATGGGTAAAACGATGTACTATGAGTATGACGATGTAGTTAGAATTTTAACCCAAAACAAGAGTGCTTAA
- a CDS encoding alpha/beta hydrolase family protein: MRTLIILAVTCLTGFISHAQIVTGDWKGTVNFQGQSIDFAFHITQPQDSLHTTMDIPSQGLTGGKAANTTYTNDTLKVDFPQFKMRYIGVTKNDSIQGNLIQNNFPVPLTLVKGALVLNRPQQPKAPFNYDVQEVTFKNKEENITLAGTLTLPKDIKNPPIAVIISGSGPQNRDGDMFGHSLYYVLADYLSSNGIGVLRYDERGVGASTGTFETAGIAQFTSDATAAIAYLKKYKKTKYSQVGLIGHSIGGIIAPQIAALSPDVAFTVMLAGPGIPGNELMLSQKEAMERLMNIPEAQIKQGQDLLGYAYDVIIQNDGTNAAIKDAVNLALKEKLGPMVPIQQVEAITDQITTPEIVSLLKATPASYLSAIKSPVIALNGKKDFQVPYVQNIAAIKEAFAAGNNENARTVAFDDLNHLFQECTTGALSEYSEIEQTMAPKVLAFITKWIKEHTND, encoded by the coding sequence ATGAGGACTCTTATCATTCTAGCCGTTACCTGCCTTACTGGCTTTATATCACACGCCCAAATTGTCACAGGCGACTGGAAGGGAACGGTAAACTTTCAAGGTCAAAGTATAGACTTTGCCTTTCACATCACGCAGCCACAAGATAGCCTACACACCACAATGGACATCCCGAGCCAAGGACTTACAGGTGGTAAGGCAGCAAACACGACCTATACAAACGATACTCTTAAGGTAGACTTTCCGCAGTTTAAAATGCGCTACATAGGCGTGACTAAAAATGATAGCATACAAGGCAATTTGATACAGAATAACTTTCCCGTACCGCTTACTCTCGTAAAAGGTGCCCTTGTACTTAATAGACCACAGCAACCTAAGGCTCCTTTCAATTATGATGTACAAGAGGTGACTTTTAAAAACAAAGAAGAAAATATCACCCTTGCTGGCACACTTACCTTACCTAAGGATATAAAAAACCCGCCTATTGCGGTGATTATAAGTGGTAGCGGCCCACAAAATAGAGATGGAGATATGTTTGGACACTCGCTATACTACGTACTTGCAGACTACCTATCAAGTAACGGTATAGGTGTATTGCGTTATGACGAACGTGGCGTGGGTGCATCTACAGGTACTTTTGAAACGGCAGGTATCGCACAGTTTACAAGTGATGCCACAGCAGCCATAGCTTATTTAAAGAAGTATAAGAAAACCAAATATTCTCAAGTAGGCCTTATAGGTCACAGTATAGGAGGTATCATCGCTCCTCAAATAGCAGCGCTATCTCCAGATGTGGCTTTTACCGTTATGCTTGCTGGACCAGGCATACCTGGTAATGAACTTATGCTCTCGCAAAAAGAAGCAATGGAACGCCTTATGAACATCCCAGAAGCACAAATTAAACAAGGTCAAGACCTCTTAGGTTATGCTTATGATGTTATTATACAAAATGACGGTACAAATGCGGCTATCAAAGATGCTGTAAATCTCGCTCTCAAAGAGAAGCTGGGACCTATGGTTCCCATACAGCAAGTAGAAGCTATTACAGATCAAATCACCACCCCAGAGATAGTAAGCCTCCTTAAAGCTACACCAGCTAGCTACCTGAGTGCTATAAAATCACCTGTTATTGCGCTCAATGGTAAGAAAGATTTTCAGGTTCCTTACGTGCAAAATATTGCGGCTATAAAAGAAGCCTTTGCTGCTGGAAATAATGAGAATGCTAGAACTGTTGCCTTTGACGATCTTAATCACCTCTTTCAAGAATGCACCACCGGTGCCCTATCTGAATACTCAGAGATAGAACAAACGATGGCCCCAAAGGTTCTTGCCTTTATCACAAAGTGGATTAAAGAGCATACCAATGACTAA
- the ychF gene encoding redox-regulated ATPase YchF gives MKAGIVGLPNVGKSTLFNCLSNAKAQSANYPFCTIEPNVGVVNVPDNRLAKLEELVSPERVIPATVEIVDIAGLVKGASKGEGLGNQFLGNIRETDAILHVLRCFDNDNIVHVDGSVDPIRDKETIDIELQLKDLETTEKKLEKVKRAARTGNKEAQAEEAALLKIKEGLEAGISVRAIDIDEDTREEFVKPLQFITDKPVMYVCNVDEDAAVNGNAYVDKVREAVKDENAEVIVLAVGTEADITELDDYEERQMFLADIGLEEPGSAVLIRGAYKLLNQQTYFTAGVKEVRAWTVNIGATAPQAAGVIHTDFEKGFIRAEVIKYDDFVEYGSESKVREAGKLGVQGKDYIVNDGDVMHFLFNV, from the coding sequence ATGAAAGCTGGAATCGTAGGATTACCTAATGTAGGGAAGTCAACCCTTTTTAACTGTCTGTCTAATGCCAAAGCACAGAGCGCAAACTATCCGTTTTGTACTATTGAGCCTAACGTGGGTGTGGTAAATGTACCAGATAACAGGCTAGCAAAACTAGAGGAGCTCGTAAGCCCAGAACGTGTAATCCCTGCTACGGTAGAGATTGTAGATATTGCAGGTCTTGTAAAAGGGGCAAGTAAGGGAGAAGGACTAGGAAACCAATTTTTAGGAAACATACGTGAGACAGATGCGATACTGCACGTGTTGCGTTGTTTTGATAATGATAATATTGTGCACGTAGATGGGAGTGTAGACCCTATACGAGATAAAGAAACGATAGATATAGAGCTACAGCTCAAAGATCTCGAAACTACAGAAAAGAAGCTAGAAAAAGTAAAACGTGCGGCTCGTACGGGTAATAAAGAAGCCCAAGCAGAAGAAGCAGCGTTACTTAAAATAAAAGAAGGTCTAGAAGCAGGTATCTCTGTACGTGCGATAGACATAGATGAAGATACTCGTGAGGAGTTTGTAAAGCCTTTACAGTTTATTACAGACAAGCCAGTGATGTATGTATGTAATGTAGATGAAGATGCTGCTGTAAATGGTAATGCCTATGTAGACAAGGTACGTGAGGCGGTAAAAGATGAAAATGCAGAGGTGATTGTACTTGCCGTAGGTACTGAGGCAGATATTACAGAACTAGATGATTATGAGGAGCGCCAGATGTTTCTTGCAGATATAGGTCTAGAGGAGCCAGGTAGCGCAGTATTAATACGCGGTGCATACAAGTTACTTAACCAGCAAACATACTTTACAGCGGGTGTAAAAGAAGTACGTGCCTGGACGGTAAATATAGGTGCAACGGCACCACAAGCTGCGGGAGTGATACACACAGATTTTGAAAAAGGCTTTATACGTGCAGAGGTGATTAAATATGATGACTTTGTGGAGTACGGTAGTGAGTCTAAGGTACGTGAGGCAGGAAAGCTAGGTGTACAGGGTAAAGATTATATTGTAAATGATGGTGATGTAATGCACTTCTTATTTAACGTATAA
- a CDS encoding BLUF domain-containing protein, giving the protein MYTICYFSKVAPHLTEAQIQEILDYTYTQNNEKGICGILLHTLGNFFQVLEGDEAYLTDLYENKIKKDPRHHNIFEVIHKEGSDPVFTSYSSQFLKVEDSDVLDDIKAYVKKHAIVSSTADKIARLLNTVEIVAY; this is encoded by the coding sequence ATGTACACCATCTGTTATTTTAGCAAAGTAGCACCCCATCTTACAGAAGCCCAAATACAAGAAATACTTGATTACACCTATACCCAAAACAATGAGAAGGGCATCTGTGGTATCTTATTACATACCCTAGGTAACTTTTTTCAAGTACTGGAAGGTGATGAGGCCTACCTCACAGATCTCTATGAAAACAAGATTAAGAAAGACCCGAGGCATCACAACATTTTTGAAGTGATACACAAAGAAGGTAGCGACCCCGTGTTTACGTCTTACAGTTCGCAGTTTCTCAAGGTAGAAGATAGTGATGTGCTTGATGACATCAAGGCGTATGTAAAAAAACACGCCATCGTCTCCTCTACTGCAGATAAAATTGCGAGACTCCTCAACACGGTTGAAATAGTCGCATACTAA
- a CDS encoding site-specific integrase yields the protein MNKTFGLLFYLKKSKVDAQGKCPIYLRITIDGKRTEISTKRTIEIEKWSVEANKAIGRTEDIRELNAYLDSLTTKVYQSQRDLIQDNKEVTTETLKNKFLGVEEKQRTLITIFNNHNKQVEKLVGREFSAGTLERYKTVFKHLQEFMQHQYNVSDIPVNRIDHKYITDFEFYLKTVRNCGHNSTIKYIKNFKKIVRIAIANDWIKKDPFLNYKVRLKEVERQFLSEEEIQTMLEKELHTNRLEQVRDIFIFCCFTGLAYSDVKKLSKDNLVFGIDGDKWIKTKRTKTDTRSNIPLLPTALEIIKKYENHPEAVTKGVLLPVLSNQKSNAYLKEIADLCGINKNLTTHLARHTFATTLTLSNGVPMESVSKMLGHKSLKTTQHYAKILDRKVSDDMAILKQKFADKSNIDASKRIAN from the coding sequence ATGAACAAAACATTTGGATTATTATTCTACTTAAAAAAGAGTAAAGTAGATGCACAGGGCAAATGCCCTATTTACCTGCGTATTACCATAGATGGTAAGCGCACAGAGATTAGTACAAAACGTACCATTGAGATTGAGAAATGGAGCGTTGAAGCCAATAAAGCTATTGGAAGAACAGAAGATATACGAGAACTAAATGCCTATTTAGATTCACTTACTACAAAAGTATATCAAAGCCAAAGAGACTTAATTCAAGATAACAAAGAGGTTACAACCGAAACCCTTAAAAACAAGTTTTTGGGTGTTGAGGAAAAACAAAGAACACTCATCACCATCTTTAATAATCACAACAAGCAAGTTGAAAAATTAGTTGGTAGAGAGTTTTCAGCAGGAACTTTAGAACGTTATAAAACGGTGTTTAAGCATCTACAAGAGTTTATGCAACATCAATACAATGTAAGTGATATACCTGTAAACAGAATAGACCACAAGTATATTACAGATTTTGAGTTCTATTTAAAAACGGTTAGAAACTGCGGACACAATAGTACAATCAAGTATATCAAGAATTTTAAAAAGATAGTACGTATTGCAATTGCAAACGATTGGATTAAAAAAGACCCATTTCTAAATTATAAAGTGCGTTTAAAAGAAGTAGAACGCCAATTCCTTTCAGAAGAAGAAATACAAACAATGCTCGAAAAAGAATTACACACTAACAGGTTAGAGCAAGTAAGAGACATTTTTATATTCTGTTGCTTTACAGGTTTAGCGTATAGCGACGTTAAGAAGCTCTCAAAAGATAATTTGGTATTTGGTATTGATGGCGATAAGTGGATAAAAACAAAGCGTACTAAAACTGATACACGAAGTAATATTCCACTACTTCCAACCGCTTTAGAGATTATAAAAAAATACGAGAACCATCCAGAGGCAGTAACAAAAGGTGTATTACTTCCTGTATTGAGCAATCAAAAGTCTAATGCCTATTTAAAAGAGATAGCAGACCTGTGTGGTATCAATAAAAATCTAACCACCCATTTAGCTCGTCATACATTTGCAACTACGTTAACGCTCTCTAATGGTGTGCCAATGGAATCAGTTAGTAAAATGTTAGGGCATAAATCACTTAAAACGACACAACATTATGCTAAAATATTGGATAGAAAAGTGAGTGATGATATGGCAATTTTAAAACAAAAGTTTGCAGACAAAAGTAATATTGACGCTTCCAAGAGAATTGCTAATTAG
- a CDS encoding alpha/beta hydrolase, with the protein MKKIKKPLIAIFIIANLYVILCGGLYFFQDNLIFHPQQLPQEYAFDFDGDYKEVWVDAPDGARLNGLHFTVTNPKGVILYHHGNAGSLAQWGQIAQPFVQKGYAVIIMDYRQYGKSGGALTEPALYDDSLLWYAFAKAQYPTTPITSYGRSLGTTFATYVASKQEVSKLVLETPFYSILDEAQSRFSILPVERLLNYRLPTYSFINEVTAPITVIHGTEDSVVAYEHGKALYDSITTTTKTFVTVPGGDHNNLSEFEAYQKATATLFE; encoded by the coding sequence ATGAAAAAGATAAAAAAACCGCTTATTGCCATATTCATCATTGCAAACTTATATGTCATCCTTTGTGGCGGACTGTATTTTTTTCAAGACAACCTCATTTTCCACCCGCAGCAGTTGCCGCAGGAGTATGCTTTTGATTTTGATGGTGATTATAAGGAGGTTTGGGTAGATGCTCCAGATGGAGCTCGGCTTAATGGCTTGCACTTTACGGTTACAAACCCAAAGGGCGTGATACTTTATCACCACGGTAATGCAGGCAGTCTCGCGCAGTGGGGGCAAATCGCCCAGCCATTTGTACAAAAGGGCTATGCGGTTATTATTATGGATTACAGGCAGTATGGTAAGAGTGGGGGAGCACTCACAGAGCCGGCGCTTTATGATGATAGTTTGCTGTGGTACGCTTTCGCGAAAGCGCAATACCCCACAACACCCATAACGAGTTACGGCAGGAGCCTCGGGACGACCTTTGCAACCTACGTGGCATCAAAGCAAGAAGTCAGTAAGCTGGTGCTAGAGACTCCTTTTTATAGTATACTAGACGAGGCACAATCGCGCTTTTCGATCCTTCCAGTAGAGAGATTACTCAACTATAGATTGCCTACGTATAGCTTTATAAATGAGGTGACGGCTCCTATAACCGTGATACATGGCACAGAAGATAGTGTAGTGGCTTATGAGCACGGTAAAGCCCTTTATGATAGCATTACGACAACTACAAAGACTTTTGTAACTGTACCTGGCGGTGATCACAATAACCTAAGCGAGTTTGAGGCGTATCAAAAAGCGACGGCTACACTTTTTGAGTAG
- a CDS encoding Brp/Blh family beta-carotene 15,15'-dioxygenase translates to MKNIRIVITFFLLWLSIQFDSAVENSIAYLAIFTLGLVHGANDIKLLEKNVSSSPNYTYVILGRYVLFVLAIAFLFYALPTLALILFIMVSGFHFGEEHWDKLLIIKNKGHYVFFSAYGLLILFLIFYFNSEETTEIIAIITGFTLDSYYYLVGLIFFAIITIASFMIGKVQMNDVSSKLEEFVHLIILAIVFKMATLLLSFALYFVVWHAIPSMKSQIIYLYGNTSQKSIAGYLRSSLAYWLLAITSISIFYYYVGDKTYLFNAIFFAFLAAITFPHVWIINSLRK, encoded by the coding sequence GTGAAAAATATCAGAATCGTAATAACCTTCTTTCTTTTATGGCTAAGTATTCAATTTGACTCTGCTGTAGAAAATAGTATTGCTTATTTAGCCATCTTTACATTAGGCCTTGTACACGGAGCAAATGACATTAAACTATTAGAAAAAAACGTGTCTTCTTCTCCTAACTATACATATGTGATTTTAGGTCGATATGTGTTATTTGTACTCGCCATAGCGTTCTTATTTTATGCGTTGCCTACACTTGCTCTTATCCTCTTTATTATGGTGAGTGGTTTTCATTTTGGAGAGGAGCACTGGGACAAGCTCCTTATCATAAAGAATAAAGGTCATTATGTGTTCTTCTCGGCATATGGTCTCCTTATTTTGTTTCTTATTTTTTATTTTAACAGCGAGGAAACTACAGAGATCATAGCTATCATCACAGGGTTTACTTTAGATAGCTACTATTATCTAGTGGGACTTATATTTTTTGCTATCATAACTATCGCTTCGTTTATGATAGGTAAAGTGCAAATGAATGACGTAAGCTCCAAACTAGAAGAGTTTGTGCACCTTATTATACTCGCCATCGTGTTTAAAATGGCAACTTTACTATTATCATTTGCCTTATATTTTGTGGTATGGCACGCAATTCCTTCTATGAAAAGTCAGATTATCTATCTATACGGTAATACGAGCCAAAAATCTATTGCAGGCTACCTAAGATCTTCGCTAGCTTACTGGTTACTGGCCATTACTAGCATATCAATATTTTATTATTACGTAGGTGATAAGACCTATCTTTTTAATGCCATATTCTTTGCATTTTTGGCTGCTATTACATTTCCTCACGTCTGGATTATTAATTCATTACGCAAGTAG
- a CDS encoding bacteriorhodopsin-like codes for MNLLLLSTALDKIASDDYVAFTFFVGAMAMMAAAAFFFLSMNSFDRKWRTSILVSGLITFIAAVHYWYMRDYWQANAESPTFFRYVDWVLTVPLMCVEFFLILKVAGAKKSLMWRLIFLSVVMLVTGYIGEAVDRDNAWLWGLISGAAYFVIVYDIWLGSAKKLAVKAGGAVLSAHKTLCWFVLVGWAIYPIGYMAGTPGWYEGIFGGLSLDVVYNLGDAINKIGFGLVVYNLATIASNTKSLEETA; via the coding sequence ATGAATTTATTACTATTAAGTACTGCACTTGACAAAATTGCATCAGATGATTATGTTGCATTCACGTTTTTTGTAGGAGCTATGGCTATGATGGCCGCAGCTGCCTTTTTCTTTTTATCTATGAACAGCTTTGACCGTAAATGGAGAACATCCATTCTGGTGTCGGGCTTGATTACATTTATTGCCGCCGTCCATTATTGGTATATGCGCGACTACTGGCAAGCAAATGCTGAGTCACCTACATTTTTTAGGTATGTAGACTGGGTTCTTACTGTACCACTTATGTGTGTTGAGTTTTTCCTAATACTAAAAGTTGCAGGAGCTAAAAAGTCACTTATGTGGAGACTGATTTTCTTATCTGTTGTTATGCTAGTAACCGGATACATAGGTGAGGCTGTAGACAGAGATAATGCGTGGCTATGGGGATTAATCTCTGGAGCGGCATACTTTGTAATTGTTTATGACATCTGGCTAGGAAGCGCAAAAAAGCTTGCTGTAAAAGCAGGTGGAGCTGTACTAAGCGCACACAAAACCCTATGTTGGTTTGTTCTTGTGGGATGGGCAATTTACCCTATAGGGTATATGGCTGGAACACCGGGATGGTATGAAGGCATCTTTGGAGGATTATCTCTAGATGTAGTTTACAACCTAGGTGACGCTATTAATAAAATTGGTTTTGGTCTAGTAGTATACAATCTAGCTACCATAGCTTCTAATACAAAATCTCTCGAAGAGACTGCATAA